The DNA segment CCAGCTTGGGCACCCCGGTCGTGCCCGAGGTGTGGTGGATGACGAGGGGGTCGTCGTCGGACCGTCGTACCGGCGGGCGGGGCCGGCCCGCGTCCAGGGTGGCGAGGTGGAGGGCGCCGGGCGCCTCGGCGTCGAGGGTGACGCGGACCGGTGGGCTCGCGGCCCGGCAGTGGGCGAGCAGCGCGGTGGTGGTGACGAGCGCGGCCGGGCGCAGCCGCTCCAGCAGCGTGCGCAGGGTCTCCGGCTCCAGCCGGGCGGACAGCAGCGCGGGGACGGCGCCGGCGCGGACGGCGGCGCAGGCGAGCAGGTCGTAGTCCCAGTGGTTGTCCTTGACGATCGCGACCCGGTCCCCGGGCCGCACCCCGGCGGCGGCCAGCCGGGTGGCGGTCACCCGGACGAGGTCCGCGAGTTCCGGGACGCTCCAGCGGGTTCCGGCGTCCGGGGCGATGTCGAGGGGCCGGTCGAGGTGGAACACGGTGCGGGCGCCGCTCGCCGCGGCCTCGTCGAACAGGGTGCCCATGTCATGCGGTCGCAACGGACTTCTCCAGTCGGTCGGGGCCGGCCTCGCGGGACCGGCCGAGCCTGCTCAGGACGCGGGAGGCGGCGAGCGCGCCCGCGCGGACGGCGCCTTCGGACGCGGGCCGCAGCATCACCCAGTCACCGGCGTACTCCACCGCGCGCACCGGCCGTCGGAGGAAGGCGGCGCGTTCGGCGAGGGCCGCGGGGGTGGCTTCGGGCAGGCCGTCGCGGAAGGCGTGCGTGAAGTGGTGGCGGCGGGCGGCGCCGATGCCGGGGACGTAGCGTTCGGCCGCGTGGACGAGCAGGTCGGCGGCCTCGTCCGGGTCGGCGTCCAGCAGGTCGGGAACCTGGCGCGGGGCGGCCACGAGGGTGACGAGGCCGCGGCCGTCGGGGGCGCGCCCCGGGTCCTTGGCGTGGTCCACGACGACGCCGGAGAGCATCCGCTCCTCGGCGGCCGGGGTGAGCATGATGTGCACCGGGCGGCGGGCGGCCGGGGCGAGCGGGCGGTCCAGCAGGCAGCTGACCTTCAGCATCGGGGTGAAGGTGCAGGCGGTGAGGAACGGCCTTTCCCCGGCAGTTAGTTCGGGGCGCAGGGCCGCCGCGACGGGCGCGGGTACGGCGAGCACCGCGGCCCGTGCCCTGACCTCGCCGTCGGCGCAGCGCAGGACGGCGTGGCCGCCCGCGTCGACCACCTCGCGCACGGTGCACCCGGTGACCACCTCGATGTCGGCGGCGAGCCGGCGGGCGAGGAAGTCCATGCCCTGGCGGTAGGTGCGCCAGCTGCTCGGGGAACCGGCCTCCCGCAGCAGGCTGACCAGCGGGGCGGCGGCCGAGCGTGCGGTGTCCCAGCCGAAGAAGCAGCCCGCGACCGGCTGGAAGAGGTAGTCGTGCAGGTCGCGGTGGTAGCGCGCGGTGGCCTCGCGGACGGTGGTGGCGCCGAGCGGGGTGCGTTCGGGGCGGTCGCCGTCGAACCCGGCGGCGCGGCGGCCGGACCAGGCGGAGAAGGCGGCCAGATCGCGGCGGGCGCGGGCGGAGAGTCCGGCGCCGGTGAGCACGGCCGTGCGCTCCCCCACGCCCGGGCGGGCGCGCCCGCCGCGCCAGACGGCCACCCCGCCGCCGACCCGGGGCACCTCGGCCGGGGTGACGCCGAGGCGGCTCAGCAGTTCCCAGGTGGCGCGGTAGCCGTGGGAGGCGACCTGTTCGGCGCCGGTGTCCACGGTCCAGCCCTCGTGGCGCAGGCTGCGCATCCGGCCGCCCACGTCCGGGAGTTGCTCGTAGACGCGGACGGAGAGTCCGGCGCGGCGCAGTTCGTGGGCGGCGGTCAGTCCGGCGATGCCCGCGCCGACGACGGCGACGTCCAGTTCGGGTGTCATCGGGTGGCCCCCCAGCCGACGAGGACGTTGGCCGCGGTCATCAGCACCACGCTGAGCCGGTGCACCGTGAAACCGGTGCGGCGGGCGGTCATGATGTCGCCGCGGACGAACCCGGTCAGGTACTGCCGGGTGCGCAGCGCGGTCGCGGGGAGCATCAGCAGCACGAACCACCAGGGGGCCGTGCCGGTCAGTGAGGCGAACGCGCCGATGAGGAACTCGGCGGCCGACAGCGCCCCGATGAAGACGGCGTTGCCCCGCTCCGAGACCAGCGCGGCCACGGTGGGACGGCCCACGGCCCGGTCGCCCTCGACGTCGTTGGTGTTGGAGTAGACCCCGAACATCAGCGGGCCGAACCCGAACAGCACCGCCTGCACCATCAGGAAGCCGGCGAACTCCCCCGTCAGCAGGCCGTAGGGGACGATCACGAGCACGGCGCCGAGGGCGACCAGGAACGCCTCCTGGAAACCGTGATAGCTGATCTTCAGACCGTACGAGTACTGGAGTGACACCACGAACAGCGCGCCCGCGGCGACCAGTGCCCACAGCGGGCGGTGCGGGGCGAGCGCGCCGGCGGCCGTCCATAGGAGCACGCCCGCCACCGCGCAGGTCCAGGCGAAGCGCAGCGCCTGGGGCACCGTCAGCACCCCGGCGACCAGGGGCTTGCGCGCCTTG comes from the Streptomyces sp. SUK 48 genome and includes:
- a CDS encoding FAD-dependent oxidoreductase, which translates into the protein MTPELDVAVVGAGIAGLTAAHELRRAGLSVRVYEQLPDVGGRMRSLRHEGWTVDTGAEQVASHGYRATWELLSRLGVTPAEVPRVGGGVAVWRGGRARPGVGERTAVLTGAGLSARARRDLAAFSAWSGRRAAGFDGDRPERTPLGATTVREATARYHRDLHDYLFQPVAGCFFGWDTARSAAAPLVSLLREAGSPSSWRTYRQGMDFLARRLAADIEVVTGCTVREVVDAGGHAVLRCADGEVRARAAVLAVPAPVAAALRPELTAGERPFLTACTFTPMLKVSCLLDRPLAPAARRPVHIMLTPAAEERMLSGVVVDHAKDPGRAPDGRGLVTLVAAPRQVPDLLDADPDEAADLLVHAAERYVPGIGAARRHHFTHAFRDGLPEATPAALAERAAFLRRPVRAVEYAGDWVMLRPASEGAVRAGALAASRVLSRLGRSREAGPDRLEKSVATA
- a CDS encoding UbiA family prenyltransferase, translating into MTDSIVAGRPTATTHAPSRPRAYARLGKLDVYDYYLGVFLALAAALFPLDAFTARKALVLALFLVGEIAVLMAMVALDDVTGFRDGSDLANYGPDNPLRSKARKPLVAGVLTVPQALRFAWTCAVAGVLLWTAAGALAPHRPLWALVAAGALFVVSLQYSYGLKISYHGFQEAFLVALGAVLVIVPYGLLTGEFAGFLMVQAVLFGFGPLMFGVYSNTNDVEGDRAVGRPTVAALVSERGNAVFIGALSAAEFLIGAFASLTGTAPWWFVLLMLPATALRTRQYLTGFVRGDIMTARRTGFTVHRLSVVLMTAANVLVGWGATR